From the Bacillus carboniphilus genome, one window contains:
- a CDS encoding NUDIX hydrolase — protein sequence MSQDGIVLVASVSIFGNDKVLIIKENKPTALDKWNFPSGHIEYGEDILYSARREVKEETGLDVKLIGTTGVYNFISNTNNQVILFHFIGEVIGGTLNLEEDEITDSKWIKVNDLLAFENEDLREPHVIKKIIDNLLEENIYSISVFNEQLFNSSY from the coding sequence ATGTCTCAAGATGGAATTGTATTAGTAGCAAGTGTATCAATCTTTGGTAATGATAAAGTCTTAATTATAAAAGAGAATAAACCTACTGCTCTCGATAAGTGGAACTTTCCGAGTGGACATATAGAGTATGGTGAGGACATTCTTTATTCAGCTCGGAGGGAAGTTAAAGAGGAAACGGGGTTAGATGTAAAACTGATTGGCACGACTGGAGTATATAATTTTATCAGTAATACGAACAATCAAGTAATTTTATTTCATTTTATTGGTGAGGTTATTGGAGGTACATTAAATCTCGAAGAAGATGAAATTACTGACAGCAAGTGGATAAAAGTTAATGACCTTTTAGCATTTGAAAACGAGGATTTACGAGAACCGCATGTAATAAAGAAGATAATTGATAACTTATTAGAAGAAAACATATATTCAATTAGTGTATTTAATGAGCAACTTTTTAATAGTTCTTACTGA
- a CDS encoding GNAT family N-acetyltransferase has translation MSKFNYNTETDRVIIRPYNKEDYSNWLTQFENRLPAQHKYDDGKVDMSICTEEWFGELVDNHQQMASEDKVYVFGIFRKEDNAHLGSIDFSTIMRDDFQWGRFGYAIHNQFWRQGYGKESVVAAINLAFEKLNYHRIEAHINLDNTPSIKLAESVGMQFECIRKGFIYEFDEWTDNLIYYVNSK, from the coding sequence GTGTCAAAATTTAACTACAACACAGAGACGGACAGAGTAATAATAAGACCATATAACAAAGAAGATTATTCAAATTGGTTAACTCAATTTGAGAATAGATTGCCAGCACAACACAAATACGATGATGGCAAGGTAGATATGAGCATTTGTACTGAAGAATGGTTTGGAGAATTGGTAGATAACCATCAGCAGATGGCTTCAGAGGATAAAGTGTATGTCTTTGGAATTTTTAGAAAAGAAGATAATGCTCATTTGGGTTCAATAGACTTTTCTACGATTATGAGAGATGATTTTCAATGGGGAAGATTTGGTTATGCGATTCATAATCAGTTTTGGAGACAAGGTTATGGAAAGGAATCTGTAGTAGCTGCAATAAATCTTGCTTTTGAAAAGCTAAATTATCATCGTATAGAAGCACACATTAATCTCGATAATACTCCTTCGATAAAATTAGCAGAAAGTGTTGGAATGCAATTTGAATGTATAAGAAAAGGTTTTATTTATGAGTTTGACGAATGGACTGATAATCTAATTTACTACGTTAATTCCAAGTAG
- a CDS encoding SET domain-containing protein: MIEVKTSSLSDGELNRGVFATRDIKKGELLHEAPVIPYPNDQHQYIEKTLLADYTFEYGINHSAILLGYGMLFNHSYEPNAIYEINFNNHTFEFYAYTDIKAGDEILINYNGNVDDKELLWFDQDKKEKE, translated from the coding sequence ATGATTGAAGTAAAAACATCTTCACTTAGTGATGGAGAACTTAATAGAGGGGTATTTGCTACACGCGATATTAAAAAAGGGGAGCTTTTACATGAAGCACCGGTTATTCCTTATCCAAACGACCAGCATCAATACATAGAGAAAACACTTCTTGCTGATTACACGTTTGAATATGGGATCAATCATTCTGCTATCCTTCTTGGTTATGGAATGTTGTTTAACCATTCTTATGAACCTAATGCAATTTATGAGATTAACTTTAATAATCACACATTTGAGTTCTATGCATACACGGATATAAAAGCAGGAGATGAGATCCTAATTAACTATAATGGCAATGTTGATGACAAAGAACTACTGTGGTTTGATCAAGACAAAAAGGAGAAAGAGTAA
- a CDS encoding DUF6054 family protein encodes MAKYEKTIIGEFEKVVNHLENDIRNSGISMNLVDESNYTMGETKVAVRVYDKYFMRNGNRTSLSLTVVGSDNNIFISAIGAGGGSGVFLNFSLGAEAEMVDIVQNSIEQLG; translated from the coding sequence ATGGCAAAATATGAAAAGACAATTATTGGTGAATTTGAGAAAGTTGTTAATCATTTGGAAAACGATATTAGGAATAGTGGAATAAGTATGAATTTAGTTGATGAAAGCAACTACACTATGGGCGAAACTAAAGTAGCGGTTCGAGTTTATGATAAATATTTTATGAGAAATGGTAACAGAACTAGTTTGAGTCTGACTGTGGTTGGATCGGACAATAATATTTTTATTTCTGCAATAGGTGCAGGCGGGGGAAGTGGAGTTTTTTTAAACTTTAGTCTTGGTGCCGAAGCGGAAATGGTGGATATAGTACAAAATAGTATAGAGCAATTGGGATAA
- a CDS encoding NUDIX hydrolase produces MGMIIFGEKEEGKEYIRRPAAYGVMFNSQKDKVAIIQTSDGKYFLPGGGIEKNETHQECLKREAIEETGMDIEIGQFIGSAQNYFYSINDNKHYLSEGFFYLCNMGKQISVPTEVDHYLKWIKPNQAIEILLHDHQSWAVNEALKKFI; encoded by the coding sequence ATGGGTATGATCATTTTTGGTGAAAAAGAAGAAGGTAAAGAATACATTAGGAGACCTGCTGCTTATGGCGTGATGTTCAATAGTCAGAAAGATAAAGTAGCCATTATTCAAACAAGTGATGGTAAGTATTTTCTACCAGGTGGAGGAATTGAAAAGAACGAGACCCATCAAGAGTGTTTAAAAAGAGAAGCTATAGAAGAGACGGGAATGGATATTGAAATAGGTCAATTTATAGGTTCTGCACAAAATTATTTCTATTCTATAAATGATAACAAGCACTATCTTAGTGAGGGATTCTTTTATTTATGTAATATGGGTAAGCAAATTAGCGTACCGACAGAAGTAGATCATTATTTAAAGTGGATTAAACCAAACCAAGCAATAGAAATTTTGTTGCACGATCATCAAAGTTGGGCAGTTAATGAAGCATTAAAAAAATTTATCTAA
- a CDS encoding histidine phosphatase family protein, producing METIIYFVRHAHSEFDIQNEERRELSEKGWRDTKQVTEVLKNEAIDVVYSSPYVRAIQTVQDIADHVQTTVQIDTRLREGWLADADVVFEDPHQAMSYAFENPHFRYKGGESVADLQKRGVAALEDILLQNKRKRVAIGTHGYIFTSILKYYIPTIHHEFWSKTSKPDIYKVTFEENTYKNMERLWSVNLTDKVKN from the coding sequence ATGGAAACCATCATTTACTTTGTGCGCCACGCGCATTCTGAATTCGATATTCAGAACGAAGAGAGAAGAGAACTTTCTGAAAAAGGGTGGAGAGATACAAAACAAGTGACGGAGGTGCTGAAAAATGAGGCAATTGACGTCGTATATAGTAGTCCATATGTCCGAGCCATACAAACAGTTCAAGACATAGCTGATCATGTTCAAACAACCGTCCAGATTGATACACGCTTACGAGAGGGATGGTTAGCTGATGCAGATGTGGTTTTTGAAGATCCTCACCAAGCCATGAGTTACGCATTTGAAAACCCTCATTTTCGTTATAAAGGGGGAGAAAGCGTTGCAGACCTGCAAAAACGAGGGGTTGCAGCTTTGGAAGATATCCTTCTACAAAATAAAAGGAAAAGAGTGGCTATTGGAACGCACGGCTATATTTTTACCAGTATATTAAAATACTATATTCCAACCATTCATCACGAGTTTTGGAGCAAGACTTCGAAGCCCGACATTTATAAAGTAACATTTGAAGAGAATACATATAAAAATATGGAAAGGTTATGGAGTGTAAACCTAACGGATAAAGTAAAAAATTGA
- a CDS encoding GNAT family N-acetyltransferase, whose amino-acid sequence MTWLVRTAKSTDETQVLELIRLFVAEFRGKPDVQLPKSAVAVFHKLVSQSIPGTVLVAETAEGKVIGCATISVQEVIYKGGPYALLQELWVHPSYRSQSVGNRLIRAVEEYCQEQSIKRLEVCLPEESFITFNKTQNFYLRQGFEGVGPYMAKKVEGI is encoded by the coding sequence ATGACATGGTTGGTTCGAACTGCAAAAAGTACAGATGAAACACAAGTACTTGAGTTAATAAGATTATTCGTCGCAGAATTTCGCGGGAAACCTGATGTGCAATTGCCAAAAAGTGCTGTGGCTGTTTTTCATAAATTGGTTAGTCAATCCATTCCTGGGACAGTTTTGGTTGCGGAAACTGCGGAGGGGAAGGTCATTGGCTGTGCGACCATCTCTGTTCAAGAAGTCATTTATAAAGGAGGGCCATATGCTCTTTTGCAAGAACTATGGGTTCACCCGTCATATAGAAGTCAATCGGTAGGTAATCGTCTCATCCGTGCTGTTGAAGAATATTGCCAAGAACAATCAATTAAAAGGCTTGAAGTGTGCCTGCCAGAAGAAAGCTTTATTACTTTTAACAAGACACAGAACTTCTATTTGCGTCAAGGTTTTGAAGGAGTCGGTCCTTATATGGCAAAAAAAGTGGAGGGGATTTGA
- a CDS encoding RNA polymerase sigma factor — protein MLTNTIKKEISVDTMEVERPLEQLIRENHQPIFNYCYQILRNQQDAEDAVQEVFIKALMNYHPERIIHQKAWLYKIAYRHCLNKSKRNRLFQFIPFTEKYKSSHIHNDHSQNNLELDYILAQLKAKERAILALRIIEDRDYEEIGQILNINSATARKRFERVKLKVQKIIEGRMDHE, from the coding sequence TTGCTGACAAACACCATAAAAAAGGAGATATCCGTAGATACCATGGAAGTCGAAAGACCGCTAGAACAATTAATACGGGAAAATCACCAGCCAATTTTTAATTATTGCTATCAAATTTTACGAAATCAACAGGATGCTGAAGATGCGGTTCAAGAGGTTTTTATAAAGGCTTTAATGAACTACCATCCTGAAAGGATCATCCATCAAAAGGCTTGGCTTTATAAAATTGCTTATCGTCATTGTCTTAATAAATCAAAAAGAAATCGGCTATTTCAATTTATTCCTTTTACTGAAAAATATAAATCCAGCCACATACATAATGATCATAGCCAAAACAATTTAGAATTAGACTACATTCTTGCTCAGCTTAAAGCTAAAGAACGGGCCATTTTAGCGTTGCGAATAATTGAGGACCGAGATTATGAAGAAATTGGACAAATTCTTAATATCAATTCCGCAACCGCAAGAAAACGATTTGAACGAGTAAAATTGAAGGTTCAAAAGATAATCGAAGGGAGAATGGATCATGAGTAA
- a CDS encoding ATP-binding protein → MNKDLQNLLNSNTSNPLVIMMCGVAGSGKTTYAQHLEKEGFVRLSIDEEIWKVNGRYGIDYPVEKYGDYQVEAETRLRNRLLHLIQNKQKVVIDFSFWQKAKRDEYKHLIEEAGGVWELVYLKVSPEVIRKRLDVRNKRFDANAAFPITEDILTSYLSGFEAPIDEGEVVIESS, encoded by the coding sequence ATGAATAAAGATTTACAGAATCTATTAAACTCAAATACTTCAAATCCACTCGTTATCATGATGTGTGGTGTAGCTGGGTCAGGAAAAACTACATATGCCCAACACTTGGAAAAAGAAGGGTTTGTCCGTCTCTCTATTGATGAAGAGATTTGGAAGGTGAATGGGCGGTATGGGATAGACTACCCAGTTGAGAAGTATGGGGATTATCAAGTTGAAGCGGAGACAAGACTTCGTAATAGGTTGTTACACCTCATTCAGAATAAACAAAAGGTGGTTATTGATTTTAGTTTTTGGCAAAAAGCCAAGCGAGATGAATACAAACACCTTATTGAAGAAGCGGGAGGTGTGTGGGAACTTGTCTATTTGAAAGTTAGTCCTGAAGTTATTCGCAAACGGTTGGATGTACGTAATAAACGGTTTGATGCAAATGCAGCCTTTCCCATTACTGAAGATATTTTAACTTCTTACCTAAGTGGATTTGAAGCCCCGATTGACGAGGGGGAAGTAGTGATAGAGTCGTCATGA
- a CDS encoding SecDF P1 head subdomain-containing protein → MIRKIIFHLILSSIFTLLLTGCNTSNSKETREITIQNEDGEVLATTPDFESAQLRNDENHELYIIEATFKDENKLEELTTANAGKVIQIYLGEELISSATISKPFSGQAFIIEGGYTDELAVEFVNVINSQ, encoded by the coding sequence ATGATCAGAAAAATCATTTTTCACTTAATTCTAAGTAGCATTTTTACATTATTACTTACAGGTTGTAACACTAGTAATTCTAAAGAAACCCGTGAAATTACAATTCAAAATGAAGATGGAGAAGTACTAGCAACCACCCCAGACTTTGAATCGGCGCAATTACGAAATGATGAGAATCATGAACTATATATTATAGAGGCCACGTTTAAGGATGAGAATAAGTTGGAAGAACTAACAACCGCAAATGCTGGGAAAGTCATTCAAATTTACCTTGGTGAAGAGTTGATTAGTTCAGCCACAATCAGTAAACCTTTTTCAGGACAAGCTTTTATTATTGAAGGAGGTTATACGGATGAACTCGCAGTTGAATTTGTCAATGTTATAAATTCACAATAG
- a CDS encoding S41 family peptidase: protein MLSKWRIIIAALIIIAISLTSYTLINSKNKTEEAVGSNLTEEQITNNIKAFAKLYGYIRYFHPSDEAAELDWDGFAMYGVEQVKNSRDTEELKQNLERLFIPIAPTLTLTTDKNFNKNDTEIEKLLNDETNSQFIFWQHKGVQTNFTSDIYGSTNEIYGSKKVIFTEENGQINLEEPLFEGHLDKENYVIEKDLTKDIKSIIPVVLPFEPGEGSKGSTSESKEAFEALQDGVYNTRVDGLFTNKEDARISGVVITWNVYQHFYPYLDEVDVNWEEKLPQFINSVKGEQNYKEYVSSLELLVENAQDGHSMVASRLDRNPSSLPFRVQLINDEIVITEVLEDSLFEVGDVIVKKDGEDANKIIAELINQTSGSPQYKEAFGEIKFVRGKLGTKANFEVLRQGEMVEVSSSYGQPIENLTLKETDPIYEIKDGIYYISLHRNITEKELEEKYHDLVSAKGLIFDGRYYPAASALQYLQHLTDEPVPTSKFRIPQYLLPDQQGEITYFEGTWELDAKTPKFEGEIVFLSDGSTMSYGETVLGFVENHNLGTIVGQSSAGANGNINGVGLMEGILIYFTGMKVLKDDESQHHIIGIQPDITVDYTLEAVKNGKDDFIEKAIEVIEKNTN from the coding sequence ATGCTGTCAAAATGGAGAATCATTATTGCTGCTTTAATTATCATAGCTATTTCTCTAACGAGTTACACGTTAATCAATAGTAAAAATAAAACGGAAGAGGCTGTAGGATCTAATTTAACAGAAGAGCAAATAACCAATAATATAAAAGCTTTTGCTAAACTGTACGGTTACATTCGGTATTTTCATCCGAGTGACGAAGCTGCAGAACTAGATTGGGATGGATTTGCCATGTACGGTGTCGAACAAGTTAAGAATTCCAGAGATACTGAAGAATTGAAGCAAAACCTAGAGAGGCTTTTTATACCCATTGCCCCGACACTCACACTTACGACAGATAAGAACTTCAATAAAAATGATACAGAGATAGAAAAACTCCTCAACGATGAAACCAATAGTCAATTTATATTCTGGCAGCATAAAGGTGTTCAAACTAATTTCACGAGCGATATTTATGGTAGTACCAATGAGATATATGGAAGTAAAAAAGTTATATTTACAGAAGAAAATGGTCAAATCAATTTGGAAGAACCCTTATTTGAAGGGCACCTTGATAAAGAAAATTATGTTATTGAAAAGGATCTAACAAAAGACATTAAGAGTATTATTCCAGTTGTTCTTCCTTTTGAGCCTGGGGAGGGGAGTAAGGGTTCGACTTCTGAATCAAAAGAGGCTTTTGAAGCACTTCAGGACGGAGTATATAACACTAGGGTGGATGGGTTATTTACAAATAAAGAAGATGCTCGGATTTCAGGAGTTGTGATTACTTGGAATGTTTACCAACACTTTTATCCATATTTAGATGAGGTAGACGTAAATTGGGAAGAGAAATTGCCCCAATTTATCAATAGTGTAAAAGGGGAACAAAATTATAAAGAATATGTATCTTCTTTAGAGCTTTTGGTAGAGAATGCCCAGGATGGACACTCGATGGTTGCTTCTCGCCTGGATCGGAACCCATCATCGTTGCCTTTTAGGGTACAACTAATAAACGATGAAATTGTTATAACTGAGGTTCTAGAAGATTCTTTGTTTGAGGTAGGAGACGTTATTGTCAAAAAAGATGGGGAAGACGCAAATAAAATTATAGCTGAATTGATTAACCAAACATCTGGTTCTCCTCAATATAAAGAAGCCTTTGGAGAAATAAAGTTTGTAAGAGGAAAACTGGGAACCAAAGCTAATTTTGAAGTTTTACGACAAGGTGAAATGGTTGAAGTTAGTTCCAGTTATGGACAACCTATAGAAAATCTAACGCTGAAAGAAACCGATCCTATATATGAAATTAAAGATGGAATTTATTATATTTCCTTACATCGAAATATTACAGAAAAAGAGTTAGAGGAAAAATACCATGATTTAGTTTCCGCTAAAGGGTTAATTTTTGATGGAAGATATTACCCAGCTGCTTCAGCTCTTCAGTATCTTCAGCATTTAACTGATGAGCCCGTTCCGACTTCAAAATTTCGGATTCCTCAATACTTATTACCTGATCAACAAGGGGAGATAACGTATTTTGAAGGAACTTGGGAACTAGATGCAAAAACCCCTAAATTTGAAGGTGAAATTGTATTCTTGTCTGATGGTTCTACTATGAGTTATGGGGAGACAGTCCTAGGTTTTGTTGAGAACCACAATCTCGGTACAATAGTTGGTCAGTCTTCTGCTGGGGCAAATGGTAATATCAACGGGGTTGGTTTGATGGAAGGTATTTTGATTTATTTTACAGGAATGAAGGTTTTGAAAGATGATGAGTCCCAGCACCACATAATTGGTATTCAACCCGATATTACCGTGGATTACACCTTAGAAGCTGTTAAGAATGGAAAAGACGATTTTATAGAAAAAGCTATTGAAGTAATTGAGAAAAATACAAATTAA
- a CDS encoding VOC family protein, whose amino-acid sequence MKSLLIQSHCVFPTPDIIKTAKFYEQKMGFKAVPYLNAKEPHICLYRDTTEIILTETNGKKVIPNRELYGYGYDAYFITKDQDVLQAEFIKFGVKIIRSLGDTDYNNKEFVIEDIDGRWIGFGIKIG is encoded by the coding sequence ATGAAAAGTTTATTGATACAGTCCCACTGTGTATTCCCTACACCAGATATAATCAAAACCGCAAAATTCTATGAGCAAAAGATGGGATTCAAAGCTGTCCCATATTTGAATGCAAAAGAACCCCATATTTGTCTATACCGTGATACTACGGAAATTATCTTAACTGAGACGAACGGGAAAAAAGTAATCCCAAATAGAGAGTTGTATGGATACGGATATGACGCTTACTTTATTACTAAAGACCAAGATGTGCTTCAAGCAGAGTTTATCAAATTCGGTGTAAAAATAATCCGCTCATTAGGCGATACGGACTACAATAATAAAGAATTTGTCATTGAAGATATAGATGGAAGATGGATAGGGTTTGGGATTAAGATAGGCTAG
- a CDS encoding FAD-dependent monooxygenase, with the protein MSKKVTVIGAGIGGLCTAIALVNEGFEVKVFEKASQLTGAGAGIVLAANAMKVLRKLGIEETVKLYGAHVGKAEIRRWDGRLITEIPTDEQAERYGTHSYLIHRANLQAALMDRLEESSKVQLGKKLLRVTQTEDKVIAFFCDDTYEVSDILIGADGIHSIVRDQLFGESKLRYASFTAFRGICNFTNPHYQIEDGGGFEAWGKGTRFGYSHLGEGKAYWFAAINSPVGRKIESELRKEVVRKHFEGWYEPVQLVIEATQESSILHHDIYDLPPLKRWSKGRVTLLGDAAHPMLPNLGQGGAQAMEDAIVLAKRLKENESIQRAFQEYEQSRVPRIKSIVKQSRKMGRMVQLENPMMIMARNAVLKSIPNKMITNRLDWVIGHEV; encoded by the coding sequence ATGAGTAAAAAAGTAACGGTTATCGGAGCAGGGATCGGCGGGTTGTGTACAGCTATAGCCTTAGTAAATGAAGGATTTGAAGTGAAAGTATTTGAAAAGGCATCTCAATTAACGGGTGCTGGGGCTGGGATTGTTTTAGCGGCAAATGCCATGAAAGTTTTGCGAAAGTTAGGGATAGAAGAAACTGTGAAATTATATGGCGCACATGTTGGAAAGGCTGAAATACGTAGATGGGACGGAAGACTAATCACAGAGATTCCAACAGATGAACAAGCAGAACGTTATGGGACTCACAGTTACCTCATTCATCGAGCTAATTTACAAGCTGCTTTAATGGATCGACTTGAGGAAAGTTCCAAGGTTCAACTAGGTAAAAAACTGTTAAGGGTTACTCAAACAGAGGATAAAGTTATTGCATTTTTCTGCGATGATACATATGAAGTTTCAGATATACTTATTGGTGCGGACGGGATCCATTCTATCGTACGAGATCAATTGTTTGGAGAGTCCAAACTCCGATATGCATCATTTACTGCTTTTCGAGGTATTTGTAATTTTACAAACCCACACTATCAGATTGAAGACGGTGGAGGGTTTGAGGCATGGGGTAAGGGGACAAGATTTGGCTATTCTCATCTTGGGGAAGGTAAAGCCTACTGGTTTGCGGCCATTAACTCGCCAGTAGGGAGAAAAATAGAATCTGAGCTAAGAAAGGAAGTAGTAAGAAAGCACTTCGAAGGCTGGTATGAACCTGTTCAATTGGTAATAGAAGCAACCCAGGAATCATCTATTTTACACCATGATATATATGATCTCCCACCACTCAAACGTTGGAGTAAAGGTAGAGTGACACTATTAGGAGATGCTGCACATCCGATGCTACCCAATCTAGGTCAAGGTGGTGCTCAGGCGATGGAAGATGCCATCGTTTTGGCTAAAAGATTAAAAGAGAATGAGAGTATACAACGTGCTTTCCAGGAATATGAACAAAGTAGAGTACCAAGAATAAAGTCAATCGTAAAACAATCAAGAAAAATGGGGCGGATGGTTCAACTGGAAAATCCGATGATGATTATGGCAAGGAATGCGGTTCTAAAATCTATCCCTAATAAAATGATTACAAACCGGCTTGATTGGGTTATTGGGCATGAAGTATAG
- a CDS encoding PAS domain S-box protein — translation MKNLIDRFEQAFHYSPIGMALVSLNGNWLKVNPALSKITGYTEKELLSITFQDITHPDDVGGDVNQVRELVEGKKEFYELEKRYIHKNGSTVWVLLSVSIVREGNQSLYLIAQVQDITNRKQLERNLIESEERFRTLLTYTPDPILVHDGDIIMYANESAAKLVGTSVDQMIGDSYHIYIDPSKREKANSLTHEIRVHNKPLFDFDIIIQSKSGQRIDAVLSAIPITFSGKKAVLVSLRDITERKRMVQALKDSEDRYRRLVENSPLGILVHQNGLINYANLSALRLLGTEKPEDLIGSHIFNIIHPDYKMIVSRRIESVEKNGQDATLLYEKFIRLDGQVIDVEVTGIPIQLNGESAVQVVFWDVTEKKKQEDLIHYRAYHDTLTDLPNRLKFQLDLEEEINKDTMFTIMYLDLNGLTSVNETHGHQAGDMALIKVSARLSGVLGSIGLIYRLGGDEFAIVLSGQKNEEEIREISHHIAENIKRPIYISNSIVQLSPNIGVVYYPIHGVEMELLLRHADMAMYHAKKTNTLYKIYDR, via the coding sequence ATGAAAAATTTGATAGATCGATTTGAACAGGCTTTCCACTATTCGCCTATTGGAATGGCTTTAGTTTCTTTAAACGGAAATTGGTTAAAAGTGAACCCGGCCCTATCCAAGATTACAGGCTATACGGAAAAAGAACTTCTATCCATTACCTTTCAAGACATTACCCACCCAGATGATGTGGGAGGAGACGTTAATCAGGTTAGAGAATTGGTTGAGGGTAAAAAAGAGTTTTATGAATTGGAGAAAAGGTATATACATAAAAATGGTAGCACTGTCTGGGTTCTACTTTCGGTCTCCATTGTTAGAGAAGGAAATCAATCCTTATATTTAATCGCACAAGTTCAGGATATTACGAACAGAAAACAATTGGAACGAAATTTAATCGAAAGTGAAGAAAGGTTTCGTACCCTTTTAACCTATACACCTGATCCTATTCTAGTACATGATGGAGATATTATTATGTACGCGAATGAATCTGCTGCAAAACTTGTCGGTACTTCAGTTGATCAAATGATCGGGGATTCATATCACATATATATTGATCCTTCAAAGCGGGAAAAGGCTAACAGTCTTACTCATGAAATAAGGGTTCATAATAAGCCACTTTTTGACTTTGACATAATCATTCAAAGTAAAAGTGGACAGAGAATTGATGCAGTTCTTTCTGCCATTCCCATTACCTTTAGTGGGAAGAAGGCAGTCCTGGTAAGTTTACGGGATATCACGGAAAGAAAAAGAATGGTGCAGGCTTTAAAAGATAGTGAGGATCGTTATCGACGTTTAGTTGAAAATTCACCATTAGGAATATTAGTGCATCAAAATGGCCTTATTAATTATGCCAATTTATCAGCGTTACGATTATTGGGCACAGAAAAACCAGAAGATCTCATCGGATCACACATATTTAATATAATCCATCCAGATTATAAAATGATTGTTTCAAGACGAATTGAAAGTGTTGAAAAGAATGGACAGGATGCCACGCTATTATATGAAAAGTTTATTCGGCTTGATGGCCAGGTGATTGATGTTGAAGTAACCGGAATTCCTATTCAATTGAATGGGGAATCAGCCGTCCAGGTTGTATTTTGGGATGTTACAGAAAAAAAGAAACAAGAGGATTTGATTCATTATCGTGCCTATCATGATACATTAACGGACTTACCAAATCGTCTTAAGTTCCAACTAGACTTAGAAGAAGAAATAAACAAGGACACCATGTTTACCATTATGTACTTAGATTTAAATGGATTAACATCGGTGAATGAGACCCACGGTCATCAAGCTGGCGATATGGCACTTATAAAAGTGTCAGCCAGACTATCTGGTGTCCTTGGTTCTATTGGTCTAATATACCGATTGGGTGGAGATGAATTTGCCATTGTCCTCTCTGGTCAAAAAAATGAAGAAGAAATTAGGGAAATATCTCACCATATTGCTGAAAACATAAAAAGACCCATCTATATATCGAATAGCATTGTACAACTTTCTCCAAATATAGGAGTTGTCTATTATCCCATCCACGGCGTAGAAATGGAATTACTTCTTCGTCATGCAGATATGGCCATGTATCATGCAAAGAAAACCAATACACTTTATAAAATTTATGATAGGTAA